From Acidimicrobiia bacterium:
CGGGCACGGCTCGACGCGCTCGTCGACGAGTTCGCCGGCGACGACGTGCGCGCGCGACGCGACCGGATGGACGAGGCGCTCACGATGCTGTCCGAGCCGGGCGAGGATCCGGCCGTGATCGACGAGTTCGCACAGAGCGGGATCGAGCGACCCGAGGACGTCGTCGACGTCTTCGCGCACCAGTTCTTCTTCGGGTGCGAGGCCGACGACCCGCTGAACGCGCTCGCGTTCGCGCGGTCGCTGCACCCGCTCGGGGCGCGCCTGCGCGCCGTGTTCGCGTCGGACATCGGCCACTGGGACGTCCCCGACACGCGCGACGTCCTTCCCGAGGCGTACGAGCTCGTCGTCGACGGCCATCTCACCGAGGACGACTTCGCGGACTTCGTGTTCCGGAACCCGGCCGCGCTCTGGAGCGCGGCCAACCCCAAGTTCTTCGCAGGAACCGTCGTCGAGGACGCAGTCCGCGCGTGCGACCGTCAGGAAGGAGCGAGCTGATGCCGATCGACGGCTTCACGGAACCGGGCTTCGAGCAGGTGCGCGACGCGTTCGCGAAGAACTTCGAGGCGGGTCGCGAGATCGGCGCGGCGTTCTGCGCGTACCACCGCGGCAGACCGGTCGTGGACCTGTGGGGCGGCGAGACGAACGTCCGCACGCACGCGCCCTGGGAGCGCGACACGATGGTCGTCGTCTTCTCGACGACGAAGGGCGCCGCGGCCGTCTGCGCGAACAAGCTGGCGCAGGAGAATCGCCTGGACGTGACCGCGCCCGTCGTCGAGTACTGGCCCGACTTCGGCACGGCCGGGAAGACGGGGATCACCGTCGAGCAGCTCCTGTCGCACCAGGCCGGCCTGGCGTGGGTCGACGCACCGCTGACGCTCGACGAGGCGCTCGCGTGGGAGCCGATGATCCACGCGCTCGAGGACCAGGCACCCGCGTGGGAGCCCGGGACCGCACACGGGTACCACGCGGTCACGTTCGGGTACCTCGTCGGCGAGGTGGTGCGGCGCGTGACGGGCCGGACGATCGGCACGTACTTCCGCGACGAGGTCGCGCGCCCGCTCGGGCTCGACTTCTGGATCGGCCTGCCCGAGCAGCACGAGGCACGGGTCGCCCGCCTCTACGGCGGGATCCTCGGCGAGGCATCTACCTCGCCCGGCGAGGAGGCGCGCTCCTCGATGGCAGACGTGCTCGGACCCGACTCGATGACGGTCAAGGCGTTGAGCGCCGGAGGCTCGTTCTCGGGTGACGGCATCTTCAACACGCGCGCGATGCACGCCGCCGAGGTCCCTGCCGCCGCCGGGATCGCGGACGCGCGTTCCGTCGCGCGCATGTACGCGGCGTGCATCGGCGACGTCGACGGCGTGCGCCTGCTGACCGACGCGCAGCTCCGCGACGCGACGACGCAGCGCACGAGCGGTCCGAACATCGTCCTCATGGACCTCGACCTGCAGTTCGGGCTCGGGTTCATCCTGCCGTCGAGCCTCATCCAGCTCGGTGGGCCGCGCTCGTTCGGGCACTTCGGTGCGGGCGGCTCGGCCGGGTGGGCGGATCCCGACGCGCAGCTCGCGTTCGGGTACGTGATGAACCGGATGGAGCTGGGCCTGGCCGGCGACCAGCGCAGCTACACGCTCGTCAACGCGTGCTACGACGCGCTCGCCTGAACGTCCGCGTGATCACGCGAGCGTCGGGAGGACGCTCGACGCGCCCGCGAGGAACATCGCACCGACGACGAGGCTGCCGACGCCGGTGAGCGCGGAGACGACGAGGTAGGCACGCGAGCCGCGCGACGCGGTCGCGAACCCGAACGTCGTGGCGAGCGCGACGGCGGTGTTGGCTGCGAACAGCCCGACGAGGAACGCGGCGAGCAACAGCACGCCACCACCCTTCCCGCTCACACCCGCCGCGGTGGCGAACAGCACCACCTGGGTCGGGGTCTCCGCGCCGACGCCGTGCAGCATCCCGACCGTCAGCGCGGTCCCGAAGCCGTACGTGGCGAACGGGTCCTCCTCCACCTCGACGACGTGGTGGTGCACGTGCCGGTGGCTCTGCGTCACCACGCTCTGCCCCGCCCGTGTGTCGCCCGTCGGCGCGGCGTGCGTGTGCGGGTGGCGCGCGTCATGTTGGTGCGCGTGGTCGTGCTCGATGACGACGACGCACGACCCGCGCGGCTTCCGGCGCAGGGCCCGCCGCGCGAACGCGAACACCAGCATCCAGCGGCTGCGCATCCGGAACGCGCGCCCCTGCTTCGGGAGCTGCACCAGGACGTAGAGGCCGAGCGCGACGAGCGTCGCACCGACGACGCGTGCCATCACGTCGTCGATGCCGGACGGAAAGTGCTCCGACAGCGCGATCACGGCGAGCCCGATCGCGAGCACGACCACGCCGTGACCGATCGCGTACGCCGTCGCGAGCAACATCGAGCGCCGCGGTGCCGGTTGCGCGCCCGTGATGTCGGTGATCGCGGCGAGGTGGTCCCAGTCGAGACCGTGCCGGAACCCGAACCCGACCGCCGACGCGACGAGCCCGATGCCGAGCGCGCCCGTTGCGCCCACCACTTCGCCGACCATCACGTCATCCTCGCACCGACGCGTCCGGCTCGATGCGGACGGGCCGGAGGAATTCGCCGACGAGCGTCCGGTCCCACCAACGCTTCGTCTGCCGGCGCTCGCGGCGCGTCGTGAACCGGTAGTCGTAGAGGTGTGCGCGCACGAACACCGGTGGCGTGTCGGGGAACGGGTTCGTGCGCAGCAGCTTCAACGTGTCGCGGTCGTTGCGCAGCAGCCGCTCGACGAACCCGCCGAACCAGCCGCGCGCGTACGCGGGCGAGATGCCCGCGAACCACATCATCCAGTCGAGGCGCAGGTGGTACGGCGCGACCTGCGGCGGCCGCCGGCGCAGGTCACCCGGCTTCCCCTTGAACCCGTACTCCCGCCACGTCGTCGCGTCGGTGATCACCGCGTCGGTCGTCCCCTCGACCACGACCTCCCGGCGGACGCGCGTGATGCCGCCGAACGCGCCGTACGTGTTCACGAGGTGGAGCTGGTCGAACGACGCGTTCATCAGCTGTCGGCGCGACACGAGGTTCCGCGCGGGCCGGTAGCTCAACGCGAGCACGAGCACCGTCACCGCGATCACGACGGCCTCCCACCACGCAGGCGACCCCATGTGCAGCGGTGCGGTGAACGGCAGCGCGTGGTACAGCAGGCCGTCGCCGAGGACCGGGATCGCGAGCGTGATGGTCAGCACGTTGAGCCACGCGAAGTTGCCGCTGAGGACGAGCCAGCACTGCGTGACGATCATCACGAGCGCCGCGAACCCCGCGACGGGCTGGGGAGCGAAGAGCAGCACCGGCACGACGAGTTGCGTGAAGTGGTTCGCGAGGACCTCGGCCTTGTGCAGCGGCATCGGCAGCCGGTGGAACCACCAGCTCAACGGGTTCGGCATCGGCTGCGTCTCGTGGTGGTACCTCAGGCACGTCAGGTCGCGCCAGCAGCGGTCACCGCGGATCTTGATCAGTCCCGCGCCGAACTCGACGCGGAAGAGCAACCAGCGCAGCAACCACAGCACGAGGACGGGCGGTGCGACGCGCGACGGGCCGAGGAAGATCGCGAGGAAGCCCGTCTCGAGCAGGAGCGACTCCCACCCGAACCCGTACCAGGTCTGGCCGACGTTCACGATCGAGAGGTACGCAGCCCACAGGAACGCCCACGTCAGCATCGATCCCCAGAGCGGCGCGCCCTCCGGGACACCGGCGACGGACGCGAGCGCGACGACGAAGCCCGTCCACGTGAGCGCCTCGAAGAAGCGATCGGAGTAGTGGACGTGGAAGACGCTCGGCGCGCGCGTGAACGGCACGGACGCGACGAAGCGTGGGATCGGCAGGATCCCGTGCTCCCCCAGCAGCGGCCGGAACTGGTTGCGGGCGACGAGGAACGCGATCGCGTAGACGACCGCGAGCGCCCGGACGAACACGAACCGGCTGAGCCAGTAGCCGTCGGCGTGGAACCAGCTCATCTCGAACCCCGAAGATGCGGCACTCGGTCCCGGATTCCGGGAGTCAGTGCCGCATCATCGTCCCGTCGGCGTACCCGTGCCGCGACATCCCGACACCGTCACAGGATCGCCCGTCGGCGGAGGGCGTGGAACGCGAACGCGCCCGGGACGATCGGGAGCCAGAACGTGATCAGCCGGGAGGCCAGCACACCCGCCACGGACGGGCCGACCGGCGCGCCCAGCTGGGTGAGCCCGGCGACGAGCGCGGCCTCGAACGCACCCAGCCCGCCCGGCGTGGGCGCGGCCGCGGCGACGACGGCGCCGACGAGGAAGACGGCGATCACGTCGAGGACGGGCAGCGTGTTCCCGAACGCGTGCAGCGCGAGCACGAGCGCGAGCGCCTGCGTCGCCGTCACACCAGCCGACCCCCCGAACAGCGCGAATGCGCGCCGCGGACGCCGCGCGACGTCGACGATCGCGTCCCACGACTCGCGCGCCGCCGCGAGGAGCCGGTGCAGACGGTGACGCCAGAACCAGCATCCGGCCCCGAGGACCACGACGAGCACCGCGAACGGGATGGCCGAGTAGTGCGGGAGATGCGGCGGCCGGGGCGCGTGCAGACCGCCCGCGATCCCGACGATCGGCACGATCGCGGCGACGAACGCGACGTGCACGAGGAACCCCGCGACGGTGTTGAGCCCCACCGCGGTGAGCGCCGCGGGACGCGACGCGCCCTCGCCCTCGAGGTAGCGGATGTTGGTGGCGAGACCGCCCAGACCGGAGGGCGCGAGCTGGTTCGTGAACGCGACCGCGAGCTGCACGAGCGAGGTGCGCCGCCACGCGATCGGGCGGCTCGTCGCGCCCTGCAGCGCGAGGCCCGCGGCGAGGAAGCTCAGCGCGTAGACGGCGAGCGCGCCGAACAGCCATGCCACGTCGGCATGCGACGCCGCGTTCAGCGTGCGGTGCGCGTCGCCGACCTGGCCGAGGAGCGCGTACACCGCGAACCCGACGGCGAGCAACGGCACGACGTTGCGCACCGCGACACGCAGCGGCCGTTGGACCGGCGTGGCGCGCCCGCCGGTCAGGCCCGCGATCGTCGCACGCACCTCGTCGAGCACCTCGGCCCGGCTCCGGAGCGCGTGTCGCGTGCGCGTCGTGAGCGTCAGCGGCTGGCAGCTCGGCAACGCGGCGACGACCGCGTCGCGACCGAGCACCGCGACCGCTTCGTGCACGGCGCGCTCCGCGCCGACGAGCAGTGCGGTCGACGTGCACAGCTCGGCGACGTCGCGCGCGAGGCGCTCGCGTGTCGCGTGCGCGCCGGCCGCCGCGAACCCGACGAGCACGGGCCGGCCCGACGGCTCGACGACGATCGCGTCGGCGTCGAGCGCGCCGTGCGCGATCCCGGCCCGATGCAGCGCGGCGACCGCCTCCCAGCACCGCCGCAACGTCGTGGCGTCGACCGTCTCGAGCTCGGCGAGGCTGCGGCCCGCGACCCACGACCGCGCGAGCACGGCCTCCCCCTCGTCGATGGGCGATGCGGTGAACACGCGCGGCACGCGCACCCCCGCCGTGTGCGCGAGGGTGAGCATCAGCGCCTCGTGCTCGACGCGGTGCTGGGGCGACACCAGCGCCGGAGCGTCACCCAGGTCGCGGTACACGACGATCCGCCACGACCGGTACAGCCAGTCGACCTCGCGCTGGTCGCGGCCGACGACCTTCACGAACAGGCGCGCGCCGTGGGCGGACGTCGCGCGGTACGTCGGCGCGCCGTCATGGTCGTGCGGCATCGGCTCGAGCACGCAGGGCTCGAGGCCGAGGCGCTCGAGTTGCTCGGCGACGAACGCGGGCGTCGGGACGCCACGCGGCGCGCCGACGGTGACGTGCAGCAGCGACCCGACGCACCAGCCGACCGCGGCACCGCCGACGACGTCGATCGGGAGGTGCGCACCGACGTAGACGCGGGCGACGGCGATCGCGACGACGAGCAGCCACGCGAACCGGCGCCCGGATCGTCCGAGATACGGCGCGGCGACGGTCGCGAGCGCGGCGGCGACGGCGACGTGCGTCGACGGGAACGAGAATCCCGGGGCGCGGACGCCGTGCAGCACGGCATGCGAGACGCGGACGTCCGGCGCCGGCTCGGCCACGACGGCCTGGAGGACCTTCGCCGCCACCCACGCCACGAAGCCGCCGACCGCGACGAGGACAGCGAGCCGGAGCCGGCGCGAGAGCACGCAGACCAGCGCAAGGAACGGCAACGCGCCGAGTGCGCCGAGCTGCATGACGCCGACGAACGGCGCAGCCGCGCCGGACGGCAGCCCGTTGACGACCCGGAACGCCCATCGCTGCACCGCCCCGGGATCGCCCGTGCGCGCGACGAATGCCGCCGCGATGAAGACGACCGCCGCCAGCGCCGCACGGAGACCGTCTCCGGGATGGCGGCTCGACCACGGTCGCGGGCGCGGTGCGACCGCTGCGCCGGGTGCGGTGTCGAGCGCCTGCACGCCGCGTTGGTACCCACCGGATCCCGTCGCGGTTGCGAGAAGCATCGTGGCACGACAAATCCCGGCGCATCGCGTTTGCGGCGCCCGGTGGGTGGTCACAGATCGCGCGTGAGCCGAGCCGGCAAGGCTGCCGAGAGGATCCTCGGTCACGAGCCGGGGAGCAGGCAGGATCGGGACTCGTGATGGCGACGGTCGTTCCCGTATGAGCACGGCGTCGGCGCGTGTCCACGCCCGGCGCGAGCAACGCCGCGCCGAGGAACGGCGGGTGCTCGCAGAGCGGGAGATCGCCGTCTGGGCCCTGGCGGCCGCGGCCGGTTTCGTGGTCGCGGTCAGCTTCGAGGCGCTGTTCCACGTCGAGGTCGCGCCGATGACGGGCAACACGATCGCCACAGGCGTGCAGCTCGGTACTCGTGGCGTCGACGCGTCGTTCGTGCGCGCGATCCCGATCCTCGCGTTCGTGCTCGGGGTGGCCGGCGGCATCGTCATCGCCGAGGAGACCGCACGCCACCAGGTGCGGCGCACGCTCGCGATCACGCTCGCCGTGGAGATCCTGTTGCTCGTCCCGTACATGGTGTGGGCGTCGTCGCTGTATCGCGATGGCGCGGTCCGCGCGGGCTCGCACTGGGTGCTCGACGGGGTGGTCGTCCTGCCCTCGCTCGCGATGGGGTTCCAGACGGCTGCGTTGCGCCGGGTGCGTGGCCAGACCGCACGCACGACGTACATGTCGGGCGTCCTCACCCGGGCCGCGGAGGAGAGCGTGCGGTTCCTGTACTGGCGGCGCGACCAGAAGCGCGGTGAGACCACGCTGCCGTGGCACAACGAGCCGTCGCTCGTCCGCATCGCCCTGCTGGCCGGGATCTTCGTCGCGTACGCGGGTGGCGCGATCCTCGGCGCGTTCCTCAAGACGCGCTGGGCGATGTGGTCGCTCGCGGTCCCGATCGGTGTGCTCGTGACGATCGTGCTCGCCGACGTAGCGATCGCGAGCGGCCCCCCGAGCCGCTGACCGGCTACTCGCGCCGCGAGACGAACGCCTCGCCGGGGAGGTAACGGACGCTCACGTGGGCGACGGCGACGAGACGCTCGTCCTGACCGACGTCGACGACCTGGACCTCCGCGACCCCGGTCGTGTCCGAGACGCGCAGCGGGCGACCGACCGCACGGATCGGCCCGACGCGCGCGGCGGCCAGGTACTGCACCGACATCGTCGACGTCGCGACCGGGCCCCACCCGTTCGCAGCCGCGAGGCAGCTCGCCCCGGCCGTGTCGACGAGCGTTGCGACGAGCCCGCCGTGCATCGCACCCGACGGCCCGCGCAGATCGTCGGTCATCTGCAGCTCGACGCCCCGGACGCCGTCGCCGTCGTCGAAGTGCTCGACGGTCAGCCGATCCAGGAATTCACAGCCCAGCGGCATGCGGTGGAGGTTACGCAACCCCCCGCCGACCATGGTCCGTGTACGGACGACCACGGTGGGGCACGATGGGCGCCAAGTACGGACGGAGCCGAGCCGGGCGCGGAGCGCGAGACGGCTCGGCCCGAGGGAGTCATACACATGGTCCGGGGAGCACCGAGGGGAACCACCCGGCACGCGCGCGCCCTCACCCGGCTCGCGTGCGTCGCCGCCGTCGCGCTCGTCGCCGCCGCGTGCACCGCACCGTGGACGACGTACCACGTCGACAACACGCGCGAGGGGTCCGTGTCGTCGGGACCGACACCACCCGTCGCGAACAAGTGGACGTCGGGATGGATCGACGGCTGGGTGTACGCGCAGCCGCTCGTGTACAACAACCGCGTCTACGTCGCGACCGAGAACAACAGCGTCTACGCGCTGGACCTGCAGACGGGCGCGGTCGACTGGCGCGTCGAGCTCGGACCGCCGGTCTCGGCCGCGTCGGTGCCGTGTCCGCTCGACATCGATCCGCTCGGCATCACCGGCACACCGGTCATCGACCCGTCGACGAACACGATCTACGTCGTGACGGACGAGTCCGGCACGAAGCCGGCCGCGTTCCACGAGCTCGTCGGTCTCGACACGGAGACGGGCGCGGTGCGCGTCCGTGTGTCGGGTGACCCGCCGGGCGTCGACCCGGTCCTCGACCATCAGCGTCCCGCGCTCGCGCTGGCGAACGGTCGCGTCTACTGGGAGTACGGCGGCGCCGACTGCGGCACGTATCACGGCAAGGTCGTGAGCGTGAGGACCGACGGCACCGACCCGCTCGTCTACACCGTGCCGAGCATCAACCGCGGGTCGATCTGGGGTCCGTCGGGTCCGGCTGTCGACAGCAACGGCAACATCTGGGTGTCGACCGGCGACGGCACGTCGACGATGACGTACGACTACACGACGTCGGTCCTCGAGCTGTCGCCCGACCTCCAGTTGCTGGGGTACTTCGCGCCGAGCAACTGGGCCACGCTCAACCAGAACGGGCAGGAGCTCGGTTCGACCGGACCGTTGCTGCTGCCCGGCGGGTACGTGTTCCAGGTCGGCAAGAGCGGCGACGCGTATCTGCTGAGCCAGGCGAACCCGGGCGGGATCGGCGGCCAGCTCGCGTCGCTGTCGATCGGGTGCAACGCGTCGGGCGGGAACGCGTACAGCAACGGCGTCGTGTACGTCGCGTGCCTCACCGGGACGGTCGCGGTCTCGATCGATCCCGGCCCGAGCATGCACGTCCTGTGGCGGTCTTCGGTGAAGACGACGGGCTCACCGATCGTCGCGGGGAGCACGGTGTGGACGATGCTCGTCGACCAGGGCGTGCTCTACGCGTTCGACGCGAAGACCGGCGCGATCCAGCAGCAGCTCACGATCGGGCAGGCGCGTCACTTCATGTCGCCGACGGTGTCGGGCAACCTGCTCGTCGTCGGCACGAGCCACACCGTGCAGGCGTTCCAACCCGCGTCGTAGAAGTCCCGACTACTTCGGTGCGGGCCGGACCGTCCAGTTCCACGTGCGGTAGTCGCTGAACGCGCCCGTGTGCGGGACGCTGTAGGCGTTCGTGAACCAGACGACGCCTTGCGACTGGCTGGTGTCCGACGACGGATCCGGGCTCGCGCCGGAGTAGTCGCCCCATCGGCAGACGCCGGGATGCTCGGAGGTGTTGCACCCACCGTCCGACAGCGGGCCGGTGGAGCTGTTCACGACGACGATCCCCGACATGGTGCCCGTCCCGACCTTGGTCACGACCCGGTCGTCGACGGCCTGGGTCGACGACCCCGTGTTGAACCCGAGCGCCATCGCGTTGCCGTACTGCCTGGCCGTGCCGTTGACGCGGCGGTCGGGCGAGATCGCGGCGTTGAAGAGGAACAGGCTGCTGCTCGTCTCGACTCCGGACTGGAACACCGTCGGGGTCGCGGGCGTCGGGTTGATCTCGTACCAGCGCACCTCCGCACCCGCGCCGCCGAACACCGTGTGCTGCGTCCACACCGCGAGCTGGTTCGACTGTGACGGGTCGACCGCCTCGACCGCCTGCGTGACGCGCCCGTCGAGGGCGTCGAGCGGGTAGGTGGCGGGCGACGGTTGCGGGACGTCGGCCGGCACCGAGTACGACGGGACGGTCAGCGTGCGCGCGGAGGAGAAGCTGATCGTGCTGCCGTTGTCGGTCACGCCGAAGAGCGACAGGTACGCGCCGCCGCCGCTCGGGATCGCGAGCACGTCGTCGGTCGCCGCGCCCTCGACGTCGTTCGCGGGCACCGGGGTCCACGCCTCGCTGCCGTCCGCGTTGACGATCCCGGTGTCGGCCGAGCCGTTCAGGGCGGTGCACGTGCTCCCGCTCGGCGGCTTGAACCACGCGATGAGGTCGCCCCGTGTGGTGTTGCGCGGCGTGAAGACGTTCGTGCCGACGACGACGAGGTCGGCCGAGTCGCCGAGCTTCGGGTAGTCCGGGAAGTTGCTGCCGTAGCTGTACGTGAGTCGACACCAGTCCGCCGCGCTGCTCGGCGTCGACGTGAGGCTGTACCCGATGCGCAGGTTGTTCTGCGTCGCGCTGACCGCCTCGACCATCACGTAGTAGAAGCGCTGCGATGCCGGGTCCCACATGATCTGCGGGTCGAACACCGAGCTCGACGTCGGTGCACCCGACAGGGAGTTGAGCGTCCCGGTCGACACCGGTGTGCTGGAGCTGCGGTCGTAGATCGCGAAGTCGCTGTTGACGAACTCGATGAAGCGCGTGGACCCGACCGAGCTCGTCGAGTCCGACGGCGAGTAGTCGACGTCGTTGATGCCCTGCCAGCTCTGCAGGACGGACGCGCTGCTCCCGCTCGACGCGGTCGACCCGCTCGACGGCGCGAGCACGTGCGCGCGGGCGTCCGCGTTCGCCTTCTGCGCGGCGTACGCGACCGGGTCCTTGGGCAAGGCGTGCGCCATGGCCGCGCGTTGGGTCGGCGTGCGCGGACCCGGTTGCGCCGTGGGGGCGGTCGGCGTGGCGACGACCGGCGTCCCGTGCGTGGGCGGAGCCCCGCCCGCGGCAGCTGCCGGCGCGGCGGCCGCGCCCGGTGACGCCGCGATGCCCGGCGCCAGCGCCGTGACCGCCATGAGGAGCAGGCCCGCCGCGGCCGTGGTCAGACGTTGCGC
This genomic window contains:
- a CDS encoding serine hydrolase domain-containing protein; translated protein: MPIDGFTEPGFEQVRDAFAKNFEAGREIGAAFCAYHRGRPVVDLWGGETNVRTHAPWERDTMVVVFSTTKGAAAVCANKLAQENRLDVTAPVVEYWPDFGTAGKTGITVEQLLSHQAGLAWVDAPLTLDEALAWEPMIHALEDQAPAWEPGTAHGYHAVTFGYLVGEVVRRVTGRTIGTYFRDEVARPLGLDFWIGLPEQHEARVARLYGGILGEASTSPGEEARSSMADVLGPDSMTVKALSAGGSFSGDGIFNTRAMHAAEVPAAAGIADARSVARMYAACIGDVDGVRLLTDAQLRDATTQRTSGPNIVLMDLDLQFGLGFILPSSLIQLGGPRSFGHFGAGGSAGWADPDAQLAFGYVMNRMELGLAGDQRSYTLVNACYDALA
- a CDS encoding lipase maturation factor family protein; translation: MSWFHADGYWLSRFVFVRALAVVYAIAFLVARNQFRPLLGEHGILPIPRFVASVPFTRAPSVFHVHYSDRFFEALTWTGFVVALASVAGVPEGAPLWGSMLTWAFLWAAYLSIVNVGQTWYGFGWESLLLETGFLAIFLGPSRVAPPVLVLWLLRWLLFRVEFGAGLIKIRGDRCWRDLTCLRYHHETQPMPNPLSWWFHRLPMPLHKAEVLANHFTQLVVPVLLFAPQPVAGFAALVMIVTQCWLVLSGNFAWLNVLTITLAIPVLGDGLLYHALPFTAPLHMGSPAWWEAVVIAVTVLVLALSYRPARNLVSRRQLMNASFDQLHLVNTYGAFGGITRVRREVVVEGTTDAVITDATTWREYGFKGKPGDLRRRPPQVAPYHLRLDWMMWFAGISPAYARGWFGGFVERLLRNDRDTLKLLRTNPFPDTPPVFVRAHLYDYRFTTRRERRQTKRWWDRTLVGEFLRPVRIEPDASVRG
- a CDS encoding lysylphosphatidylglycerol synthase domain-containing protein, whose protein sequence is MQALDTAPGAAVAPRPRPWSSRHPGDGLRAALAAVVFIAAAFVARTGDPGAVQRWAFRVVNGLPSGAAAPFVGVMQLGALGALPFLALVCVLSRRLRLAVLVAVGGFVAWVAAKVLQAVVAEPAPDVRVSHAVLHGVRAPGFSFPSTHVAVAAALATVAAPYLGRSGRRFAWLLVVAIAVARVYVGAHLPIDVVGGAAVGWCVGSLLHVTVGAPRGVPTPAFVAEQLERLGLEPCVLEPMPHDHDGAPTYRATSAHGARLFVKVVGRDQREVDWLYRSWRIVVYRDLGDAPALVSPQHRVEHEALMLTLAHTAGVRVPRVFTASPIDEGEAVLARSWVAGRSLAELETVDATTLRRCWEAVAALHRAGIAHGALDADAIVVEPSGRPVLVGFAAAGAHATRERLARDVAELCTSTALLVGAERAVHEAVAVLGRDAVVAALPSCQPLTLTTRTRHALRSRAEVLDEVRATIAGLTGGRATPVQRPLRVAVRNVVPLLAVGFAVYALLGQVGDAHRTLNAASHADVAWLFGALAVYALSFLAAGLALQGATSRPIAWRRTSLVQLAVAFTNQLAPSGLGGLATNIRYLEGEGASRPAALTAVGLNTVAGFLVHVAFVAAIVPIVGIAGGLHAPRPPHLPHYSAIPFAVLVVVLGAGCWFWRHRLHRLLAAARESWDAIVDVARRPRRAFALFGGSAGVTATQALALVLALHAFGNTLPVLDVIAVFLVGAVVAAAAPTPGGLGAFEAALVAGLTQLGAPVGPSVAGVLASRLITFWLPIVPGAFAFHALRRRAIL
- a CDS encoding YoaK family protein encodes the protein MSTASARVHARREQRRAEERRVLAEREIAVWALAAAAGFVVAVSFEALFHVEVAPMTGNTIATGVQLGTRGVDASFVRAIPILAFVLGVAGGIVIAEETARHQVRRTLAITLAVEILLLVPYMVWASSLYRDGAVRAGSHWVLDGVVVLPSLAMGFQTAALRRVRGQTARTTYMSGVLTRAAEESVRFLYWRRDQKRGETTLPWHNEPSLVRIALLAGIFVAYAGGAILGAFLKTRWAMWSLAVPIGVLVTIVLADVAIASGPPSR
- a CDS encoding PaaI family thioesterase, with amino-acid sequence MPLGCEFLDRLTVEHFDDGDGVRGVELQMTDDLRGPSGAMHGGLVATLVDTAGASCLAAANGWGPVATSTMSVQYLAAARVGPIRAVGRPLRVSDTTGVAEVQVVDVGQDERLVAVAHVSVRYLPGEAFVSRRE
- a CDS encoding PQQ-binding-like beta-propeller repeat protein; the protein is MVRGAPRGTTRHARALTRLACVAAVALVAAACTAPWTTYHVDNTREGSVSSGPTPPVANKWTSGWIDGWVYAQPLVYNNRVYVATENNSVYALDLQTGAVDWRVELGPPVSAASVPCPLDIDPLGITGTPVIDPSTNTIYVVTDESGTKPAAFHELVGLDTETGAVRVRVSGDPPGVDPVLDHQRPALALANGRVYWEYGGADCGTYHGKVVSVRTDGTDPLVYTVPSINRGSIWGPSGPAVDSNGNIWVSTGDGTSTMTYDYTTSVLELSPDLQLLGYFAPSNWATLNQNGQELGSTGPLLLPGGYVFQVGKSGDAYLLSQANPGGIGGQLASLSIGCNASGGNAYSNGVVYVACLTGTVAVSIDPGPSMHVLWRSSVKTTGSPIVAGSTVWTMLVDQGVLYAFDAKTGAIQQQLTIGQARHFMSPTVSGNLLVVGTSHTVQAFQPAS